One genomic window of Candidatus Pseudobacter hemicellulosilyticus includes the following:
- a CDS encoding DUF4918 family protein: protein MKSTFADRVNHFNKTLHFTGSLPGGIRMMNPFMDPQVYQTAAAFYNKYYHDNQQRRLILGINPGRLGAGATGVPFTDPKRLTSLCGLPYEGKLLHEPSSVFVYEMITAFGGIREFYAQYYIHSVCPLGLVIKDEKGKEKNYNYYDSKPLQESLQEFIEWNIRLQLDMGCATDTCFCLGTGKNYQYLSALNERKKYFGRLIPLEHPRFIVQYKSRDKEKYITDYLRKLQS, encoded by the coding sequence ATGAAATCAACTTTTGCAGACAGGGTCAATCATTTCAACAAAACACTGCATTTCACCGGCTCCTTACCCGGCGGCATCCGGATGATGAACCCTTTTATGGACCCGCAGGTTTACCAGACAGCGGCTGCTTTCTACAATAAATATTATCATGATAACCAACAGCGGCGCCTGATCCTGGGGATAAACCCTGGCAGATTGGGCGCTGGCGCAACGGGTGTCCCCTTTACTGATCCAAAGCGGCTCACCAGCCTATGCGGCCTGCCCTATGAAGGCAAACTGCTGCATGAACCTTCCTCCGTGTTTGTGTACGAGATGATCACCGCCTTTGGAGGCATCCGGGAATTCTATGCTCAATATTATATCCATTCCGTTTGCCCGCTCGGACTGGTGATCAAGGACGAAAAAGGAAAAGAGAAGAATTACAATTACTACGATAGCAAACCCCTGCAGGAATCCTTACAGGAATTTATTGAATGGAATATCCGGCTGCAGCTGGATATGGGTTGCGCCACTGATACCTGCTTCTGCCTGGGTACCGGTAAAAACTACCAGTACCTGTCAGCCCTTAACGAGCGCAAAAAATATTTTGGCCGGCTCATACCGCTGGAACATCCCCGCTTCATTGTGCAATACAAAAGCAGGGACAAGGAAAAATACATTACAGATTACCTGCGGAAACTGCAATCGTAA
- a CDS encoding glycoside hydrolase family 2 TIM barrel-domain containing protein gives MKKTYILPLLMGLSGSLFAQTPTWSPVKGKIASPWAEKVNPAAVHQEYPRPQFERKDWKNLNGLWDYAIAEKSATPSINQGKILVPFAVESSLSGVGRIVGKDSLLWYKTQFSIPSTMKGKQILLHFGAVDWKTTVLVNGKEVGVHEGGNDPFSFNITSFLAGKGNQELVVKVWDPTDAGPQPRGKQVNRPEGIWYTAVTGIWQTVWIEGVNAAYLANVRITPDVDAQSLELIPTVAGVQPGDKLRITALDGASTVASMETEATQTINLGIGNPKLWSPSNPFLYDLKLELVRNGKVIDEVKSYFAMRKISWATDPQGIRRMLLNNKFLFQYGPLDQGWWPDGLYTAPSDEALLFDVVKTKEMGFNMIRKHMKTEPARWYYHCDKEGMLVWQDMPSGDLGNHWENRPGVLDKGTDKKRSPESEAIFRKEWKSIMEAFHNSPSIVVWTPFNEAWGQFKTQEIVHWTEKMDPSRLINAASGGNFEPVGDMIDLHNYPHPAMPDPAFFGKDYVLVLGEFGGLGLPVDNHVWQQKDNWGYQSFKNQTDLYNRYAEYIKRMKDLIRLGLSAAVYTQTTDVEVETNGLMTYDRKVIKFPEAKMKEIHSELYDPALAPMKK, from the coding sequence ATGAAAAAGACATATATACTCCCCCTCCTGATGGGGCTTTCCGGATCCTTGTTTGCTCAAACACCCACCTGGTCTCCCGTAAAAGGGAAGATTGCCAGTCCCTGGGCCGAGAAAGTCAATCCTGCTGCAGTGCACCAGGAATATCCCCGTCCTCAGTTTGAAAGAAAAGATTGGAAGAACCTGAATGGTCTCTGGGACTATGCCATTGCTGAAAAATCGGCTACCCCCAGCATCAACCAGGGCAAGATCCTGGTACCCTTTGCGGTGGAATCCTCCCTGTCCGGTGTGGGCAGGATTGTAGGAAAGGACAGCCTGCTCTGGTACAAGACGCAGTTCAGCATTCCTTCCACTATGAAAGGAAAACAGATCCTGCTCCATTTTGGTGCGGTAGACTGGAAGACCACCGTACTGGTAAATGGTAAAGAAGTTGGTGTTCATGAAGGTGGTAATGATCCCTTCTCCTTTAACATTACTTCTTTCCTGGCTGGCAAAGGCAACCAGGAGCTGGTTGTAAAAGTATGGGACCCCACTGATGCCGGTCCTCAGCCCCGCGGCAAACAGGTCAACAGGCCTGAAGGTATCTGGTATACTGCAGTTACCGGTATCTGGCAAACCGTCTGGATTGAAGGCGTGAACGCCGCTTACCTGGCCAATGTCCGCATCACCCCGGATGTAGACGCCCAATCCCTGGAACTGATCCCCACAGTAGCCGGCGTACAGCCTGGCGATAAACTCCGGATCACAGCCCTGGATGGCGCCAGCACAGTAGCCAGCATGGAGACTGAAGCCACCCAGACAATAAACCTGGGCATCGGCAATCCCAAACTCTGGAGCCCTTCCAACCCCTTCCTGTACGACCTGAAACTGGAACTGGTACGGAACGGCAAAGTGATTGATGAAGTAAAAAGCTATTTCGCGATGCGTAAGATCTCCTGGGCTACTGATCCCCAGGGTATCCGCCGCATGCTGCTGAACAATAAATTCCTGTTCCAGTACGGACCGCTGGATCAGGGCTGGTGGCCTGACGGCCTCTACACGGCCCCTTCTGATGAAGCCCTGCTGTTTGACGTGGTGAAGACCAAAGAAATGGGCTTTAACATGATCCGCAAGCACATGAAGACCGAACCCGCCCGCTGGTACTACCATTGTGATAAAGAAGGTATGCTGGTGTGGCAGGATATGCCGAGCGGCGACCTGGGCAATCACTGGGAAAACCGTCCCGGCGTGCTGGACAAAGGCACCGACAAGAAAAGATCCCCTGAGTCTGAAGCGATCTTCCGCAAAGAATGGAAGTCTATCATGGAAGCTTTCCATAACTCGCCCAGCATTGTGGTCTGGACGCCTTTCAATGAAGCATGGGGCCAGTTCAAGACCCAGGAAATTGTACACTGGACCGAAAAAATGGATCCTTCCAGGCTGATCAACGCCGCCAGCGGCGGCAACTTTGAACCGGTAGGGGATATGATTGACCTGCACAACTATCCTCACCCCGCCATGCCGGATCCCGCTTTCTTTGGGAAAGACTATGTCCTGGTACTGGGTGAATTTGGTGGACTGGGCCTGCCGGTAGACAACCACGTATGGCAGCAGAAAGACAACTGGGGTTACCAGAGCTTCAAGAACCAGACCGATCTGTACAACCGTTATGCAGAGTACATCAAACGAATGAAAGACCTGATCCGCCTGGGCCTGTCTGCCGCTGTATACACACAGACCACCGACGTGGAAGTGGAAACCAACGGCCTGATGACCTACGACCGTAAGGTGATCAAGTTCCCCGAAGCCAAAATGAAGGAGATCCACAGTGAACTGTATGATCCCGCGCTGGCTCCCATGAAAAAGTAA
- a CDS encoding ferritin-like domain-containing protein produces the protein MPAAKSKSRTQQKRSGMTAGAGKGNTQLEKYFMDALKDIYWAEKHLLKALPKMQRAATTAELKSAIEEHTTQTGEHVSRLEQVFEALGKRAQGKKCDAMEGLVKEGESIVEETEKGSMTRDVGIIMAAQKIEHYEIATYGGLVQLATTMGNNKVADLLSQTLEEEKETDINLTTIAENDINWQAEQEDEDMEEE, from the coding sequence ATGCCAGCAGCAAAAAGCAAATCCCGCACACAGCAAAAGAGATCCGGTATGACTGCCGGCGCGGGCAAGGGAAATACCCAATTGGAAAAATACTTTATGGACGCCCTGAAAGATATCTACTGGGCCGAGAAACACCTGCTGAAAGCACTGCCTAAAATGCAGCGGGCAGCCACTACCGCCGAGCTGAAAAGCGCCATTGAAGAACATACTACGCAGACCGGAGAGCATGTAAGCCGCCTGGAACAGGTATTTGAAGCATTGGGCAAAAGAGCGCAGGGCAAGAAATGTGACGCCATGGAAGGCCTGGTAAAAGAGGGCGAAAGTATTGTGGAAGAAACAGAAAAAGGCTCCATGACCCGCGACGTGGGTATCATCATGGCCGCCCAGAAAATAGAACACTATGAAATTGCCACTTATGGCGGCCTGGTACAACTGGCCACCACCATGGGCAATAACAAAGTAGCTGATCTGCTCAGCCAGACACTGGAAGAAGAAAAGGAAACCGATATCAACCTCACCACCATCGCTGAAAATGATATCAACTGGCAGGCCGAACAGGAGGATGAAGACATGGAAGAAGAATAA
- a CDS encoding glycosyl hydrolase, whose translation MFFATKRLLTAVLLLTCFIANAQSDRKAPAPLFRDPVTDGAADPVMIYNPIEKAWWMLYTQRRANLELPGVAFCYGNAIGVASSADQGRTWVYRGTLDLEFEKGHNTFWAPDVVVHNGQFHLFVAYIKGVRSSWGGEARLAHYTSKDLWNWTFHEFADVGVKNVIDGSLIKMSNGSWRMFFKGPQSNTLMADSKDLTHWKAGSDVVIGGPAHEGANVFEYKGYYWMLTDEWKGMRVYRSTDLRNWEKQGMILDDIGIRPDDHITGAHGDAVVAGDNAYVFYFTHPGRKKHGEATPDENGVFPYAERRSSIQVAQLVFEDGTLKCRRNEFDFFMADD comes from the coding sequence ATGTTTTTTGCTACGAAAAGATTGCTGACCGCTGTCCTGTTGCTGACCTGCTTTATTGCGAATGCACAGTCCGACAGGAAAGCGCCTGCACCGTTGTTCCGCGACCCCGTCACTGACGGGGCCGCGGACCCGGTGATGATCTACAATCCCATTGAGAAAGCCTGGTGGATGCTGTATACACAGCGTCGCGCCAACCTGGAACTGCCGGGAGTGGCATTTTGTTATGGGAATGCCATCGGGGTGGCCTCTTCAGCCGACCAGGGCAGGACCTGGGTATACCGGGGAACGCTGGACCTGGAATTTGAAAAAGGCCATAACACCTTCTGGGCGCCTGATGTAGTGGTGCACAATGGTCAGTTCCATCTTTTCGTAGCTTATATAAAAGGCGTGCGCAGCAGCTGGGGCGGTGAAGCCAGACTGGCCCACTACACCAGCAAGGATCTCTGGAACTGGACCTTCCATGAATTTGCTGACGTAGGGGTCAAAAATGTGATTGATGGCTCCCTGATCAAAATGTCCAACGGCAGCTGGCGCATGTTCTTCAAAGGGCCACAGAGCAATACCCTGATGGCCGACAGCAAAGATCTTACTCACTGGAAAGCCGGTTCCGATGTTGTTATTGGCGGGCCTGCCCATGAAGGCGCCAATGTTTTTGAATACAAAGGCTATTACTGGATGCTCACAGATGAATGGAAAGGTATGCGGGTCTATCGCTCCACTGATCTCCGCAACTGGGAAAAGCAGGGCATGATCCTGGATGATATTGGCATCCGCCCGGATGACCATATCACCGGTGCCCATGGGGATGCCGTAGTAGCCGGCGACAATGCCTATGTTTTCTATTTCACCCATCCCGGCCGCAAAAAGCATGGGGAGGCCACTCCCGATGAGAATGGCGTATTTCCCTACGCAGAACGGCGTTCCTCTATCCAGGTAGCGCAGCTGGTCTTTGAAGACGGCACACTCAAATGCAGGCGTAATGAATTTGATTTCTTCATGGCGGATGACTGA
- a CDS encoding YwbE family protein, giving the protein MEGQYRKDVYPGLEVAIILKKDQRSGKLTYGIVKDLLTSAAYHSRGIKVRLEDGQVGRVAQTDVTDPDEEE; this is encoded by the coding sequence ATGGAAGGCCAGTACAGAAAAGATGTTTACCCGGGGCTGGAAGTAGCCATCATCCTGAAGAAGGACCAGCGCTCAGGCAAATTAACCTATGGCATTGTGAAGGACCTGCTTACTTCAGCAGCCTACCATTCAAGAGGTATTAAAGTACGCCTGGAAGACGGGCAGGTAGGCAGGGTTGCACAAACAGACGTGACCGATCCTGACGAGGAGGAGTAA
- a CDS encoding PepSY-like domain-containing protein has translation MRNLFLIAALTVASTCQVFAQDKDNKVKNRDVPEAVRASFDNNFDNTTNLDWRMKDGNYKAMFQVDLREHMAEFNSSGELLSKGQKIERSEMPTNITDAVKTGYAGDKINEVYRIEKEGQIQYMVKLNGNPKKKIIYDSNGTIVKDKIHKKQ, from the coding sequence ATGAGAAACTTATTTTTAATTGCGGCCCTTACGGTGGCCAGCACCTGCCAGGTGTTTGCGCAGGACAAAGACAATAAGGTAAAAAACAGAGATGTGCCTGAAGCAGTCCGCGCATCCTTCGACAACAACTTTGACAATACCACCAATCTCGACTGGAGGATGAAGGACGGGAACTATAAAGCCATGTTCCAGGTAGATCTCAGAGAACATATGGCCGAGTTCAACAGCAGTGGAGAACTGCTTTCCAAAGGCCAGAAGATTGAAAGAAGCGAAATGCCCACCAATATCACTGACGCCGTGAAAACCGGGTATGCCGGCGATAAGATTAATGAGGTATACCGGATAGAAAAAGAAGGGCAGATACAGTATATGGTAAAACTCAATGGCAATCCAAAGAAGAAGATCATCTATGACAGCAATGGTACTATAGTGAAGGACAAAATTCATAAAAAGCAATAA
- a CDS encoding two-component regulator propeller domain-containing protein: MRRLFVFLLLPLALTSYSQPYYFKHYQVEDGLSNNAVFCSTRDKTGFVWFGTRDGLNRFDGYQFRVYRNNVGNSLGNNFIRCMTSDSAGVIWLGTGNGLYSFDPITEQFRFIDGTGELDITRIQVDRPGNIWFTQGFNLYRYNSQLRKLQDHFSGIRYTDVASICATTDGSIATGSQQGRLRIHQEATDRFTVDEVILTFPSQLNSNWISQLFPLSDHAFLVGTMSSGLLMYDARTRQTTELIARNRNNTSIYVRDIIRYREQEFWIASESGIYILDLNSRQWEQLSKETTDPYSLSDNAIYTLLRDNEGGIWAGSYFGGINYYAPEYGWFTKYYSGARPGMLNGNAVREICQDRYGSLWIGTEDAGLNRLDPETGQFTHFYPNGQPGSLSYTNIQGLLADSNRLWIGTFEHGVERMDIPSGKVVRRYTFENGSGLSNNFVVSIHRTRSGILYLATVTGLFRYLDAADRFELVEGLPAIFYGCLSEDRQGNIWLGSVGWGIYQLPADGGKPIHYKYDPQQPTAGPSHNTINHIFEDSQGIIWIATDGGGLSSLDLRQQKFKHYGMADGLPANYIFNVEEDMLGRLWISSSKGLTCFQPGRQEMITFTTASGLLSDQFNYNSSFAGKDGTLYFGSARGLISFHPEAIQLQRKAPRAYFTGLQVMNQEVPVGVKGSPLQQSVTYTRQISLPHDQASFSLDFTALNLTTPGITEYAYRMQGLEDEWTHLKTNRKVYFTNLSPGTYTFQVKASLAGSDDSGEPASLTITILPPFYASPWAYCVYTLAGAALLFFLFRNYHRREQEKNRRRLEKLSFEKEKDIYQAKIDFFTNVTHEIRTPLTLIKAPLEVARRSDELPEIRRNLAVMEKSTDRLLQLTNQLLDFRKVETKGLQLEFVKTNISLLTSEICDRFRPVAAEKNLQLSFEYGDEPIQAYVDPEALTKIISNLLTNGIKYGHQFIRLQLDRQNNCFLLSVYNDGVLIPDDHHQKIFEPFFRMPNTGQQPGTGLGLPLARSLAELHSGSLQLRPGDGSTNCFELLIPLRPAQETLPEEEVAADAAEEQQGRADILVVEDNAEVRQFLLRELGKQYTIRTAASGTEALQVLGSASISLIISDVMMPGMDGFELCAGIKNNLEYSHIPVILLTAKNTLQSRIEGLSSGADAYIEKPFSPEHLLVQVATLLRNREIVREHFAHTPAVHLKSMANTQADEDFLERLNTVILEHLDNSELDVQQLAELLNMSRPTLYRKIKSISNLSPNEIINITRLKKAAILLAEGRYKIYEIAEMVGYNSQAYFGKNFQKQFGMSPTEYVNSLKR; the protein is encoded by the coding sequence TTGAGAAGATTGTTTGTTTTCCTATTGTTGCCCCTCGCACTGACCAGCTACAGCCAACCTTATTACTTTAAGCATTACCAGGTGGAAGATGGCCTGTCCAACAATGCCGTTTTCTGCAGTACCAGGGACAAGACCGGCTTTGTCTGGTTTGGCACCCGGGATGGGCTCAACCGTTTTGACGGCTACCAGTTCCGGGTGTACCGGAATAATGTGGGCAACAGCCTGGGCAATAATTTTATCCGCTGCATGACCTCGGACTCCGCAGGGGTGATCTGGCTGGGCACCGGCAACGGGCTCTATTCTTTTGATCCCATTACAGAACAGTTCCGGTTCATAGACGGAACGGGAGAGCTGGACATTACGCGTATCCAGGTGGACCGCCCCGGCAATATCTGGTTTACCCAGGGCTTTAACCTGTACCGGTACAACAGTCAATTGCGCAAGCTGCAGGACCATTTCAGCGGCATCCGCTATACTGATGTGGCCAGTATCTGCGCTACCACGGATGGCAGTATCGCCACCGGCAGCCAGCAGGGCCGCCTGCGGATACACCAGGAAGCTACTGACCGTTTCACTGTTGACGAGGTGATCCTGACCTTTCCCAGCCAGCTGAACTCTAACTGGATCTCCCAGTTGTTCCCCCTCTCTGACCATGCCTTCCTGGTGGGCACCATGAGCAGCGGCCTGCTGATGTACGATGCCAGGACCCGGCAGACCACGGAGCTGATAGCGCGGAACAGGAACAATACCAGTATTTATGTGCGGGATATTATCCGGTACCGGGAACAGGAGTTCTGGATCGCCAGTGAATCCGGCATTTACATCCTTGACCTAAACAGCCGGCAATGGGAGCAGCTCAGCAAGGAAACCACAGACCCTTACTCTCTCTCCGATAATGCTATCTATACCCTGCTCAGGGACAATGAAGGCGGTATCTGGGCAGGCAGCTATTTTGGCGGTATTAATTATTATGCGCCTGAATACGGCTGGTTCACCAAATACTACTCCGGCGCCAGGCCCGGTATGCTCAATGGGAACGCCGTCCGGGAGATCTGCCAGGACAGGTATGGATCTTTATGGATCGGCACAGAAGACGCCGGGCTCAACAGGCTGGACCCGGAAACAGGTCAGTTCACTCATTTTTATCCCAATGGTCAGCCCGGCAGCTTATCCTACACCAATATCCAGGGCCTGCTGGCCGATAGCAACCGGCTCTGGATCGGCACTTTTGAACATGGAGTGGAAAGAATGGATATCCCCTCCGGCAAAGTAGTACGCCGCTATACTTTTGAGAACGGTTCCGGGCTCAGCAACAATTTTGTGGTATCCATCCACCGGACCAGGTCCGGCATTTTATACCTGGCCACTGTGACCGGGCTGTTCAGGTACCTGGATGCCGCAGACCGGTTTGAACTGGTGGAGGGGCTGCCTGCCATTTTTTACGGCTGCCTGTCGGAAGACCGCCAGGGCAATATCTGGCTGGGCAGCGTAGGCTGGGGTATTTATCAGCTGCCGGCGGACGGCGGCAAACCCATCCATTATAAATATGATCCGCAGCAACCCACAGCCGGTCCCAGCCACAATACTATCAATCATATTTTTGAAGACAGTCAGGGTATCATCTGGATTGCCACGGATGGCGGCGGCCTGAGCAGCCTGGACCTCCGGCAGCAAAAATTCAAGCACTATGGGATGGCCGACGGCCTGCCCGCCAATTATATCTTTAATGTGGAAGAGGATATGCTGGGCAGGCTCTGGATCAGCAGCTCCAAAGGGCTGACCTGCTTCCAGCCAGGCAGGCAGGAGATGATCACTTTCACTACTGCTTCCGGTCTGCTGAGCGATCAGTTCAACTACAATTCCTCCTTTGCCGGAAAGGACGGCACCCTGTATTTCGGCAGCGCCAGGGGACTTATCAGTTTTCACCCGGAAGCTATCCAGCTGCAGCGGAAGGCGCCCAGGGCCTACTTCACCGGCCTGCAGGTCATGAACCAGGAAGTGCCGGTGGGAGTGAAAGGTTCACCCCTGCAACAGTCCGTGACCTATACCCGGCAGATCAGCTTGCCGCATGACCAGGCCAGCTTCAGCCTGGATTTTACAGCACTTAACCTAACCACTCCCGGCATCACGGAATATGCTTACCGGATGCAGGGGCTGGAGGATGAATGGACGCACCTGAAGACCAACCGCAAAGTATATTTCACCAACCTGTCGCCCGGCACTTACACCTTCCAGGTGAAAGCCAGCCTGGCCGGCAGCGATGATTCCGGGGAACCTGCGTCCCTGACCATCACTATCCTGCCGCCGTTTTATGCCAGCCCCTGGGCTTATTGCGTCTATACGCTGGCGGGAGCTGCCTTACTGTTCTTCCTGTTCCGCAACTATCACCGCAGGGAGCAGGAGAAGAACCGGCGCAGGCTGGAAAAGCTTTCCTTCGAAAAAGAGAAAGATATCTACCAAGCCAAGATCGATTTCTTCACCAATGTGACCCATGAGATCCGGACACCCCTCACCCTGATCAAAGCCCCGCTGGAAGTGGCCCGCCGGTCGGATGAGCTGCCCGAGATCCGCAGGAACCTGGCGGTGATGGAAAAAAGTACTGATCGCCTCCTGCAGCTGACCAACCAGCTGCTGGACTTCAGGAAGGTGGAAACAAAAGGATTGCAGCTGGAGTTTGTAAAGACCAATATCAGCCTGCTGACCAGCGAGATCTGCGATCGTTTCCGGCCCGTCGCTGCCGAAAAAAACCTGCAATTATCTTTTGAATATGGGGACGAACCTATTCAGGCCTATGTGGACCCCGAAGCGCTGACCAAGATCATCAGTAACCTGCTCACCAATGGTATCAAATACGGCCACCAGTTTATCCGGCTCCAGCTGGACCGCCAGAATAATTGTTTCCTGCTCAGTGTATACAATGACGGCGTACTGATCCCAGACGACCATCACCAGAAGATATTTGAGCCCTTTTTCCGGATGCCGAATACCGGACAACAGCCAGGCACAGGCCTGGGCCTGCCGCTGGCACGCTCCCTCGCGGAACTGCACAGCGGCAGCCTGCAACTGCGGCCCGGCGATGGCAGCACCAACTGCTTTGAACTGCTCATCCCCCTCAGGCCGGCCCAGGAAACACTGCCGGAAGAAGAGGTTGCTGCAGATGCCGCAGAAGAGCAGCAGGGCAGGGCAGATATCCTGGTAGTAGAGGACAACGCCGAGGTCCGGCAGTTCCTGCTGCGGGAACTGGGGAAACAATATACTATCCGTACCGCAGCCAGCGGAACAGAAGCTCTGCAGGTCCTGGGCAGTGCAAGTATCAGCCTTATCATCAGTGATGTGATGATGCCCGGTATGGATGGCTTTGAACTTTGCGCCGGCATCAAGAACAACCTGGAGTACAGTCATATCCCGGTGATCCTGCTCACTGCCAAAAACACGCTGCAATCAAGGATAGAAGGGCTTAGCTCCGGCGCAGACGCCTATATTGAAAAACCGTTCTCTCCTGAACACCTGCTGGTGCAGGTGGCCACGCTGCTCAGGAACCGGGAGATAGTGCGGGAACATTTTGCGCATACGCCAGCCGTTCACCTGAAGTCCATGGCCAATACACAGGCCGATGAGGATTTCCTGGAGCGGTTGAATACCGTGATCCTGGAGCACCTGGACAACAGTGAGCTGGATGTACAGCAGCTGGCGGAACTGCTCAACATGAGCCGGCCTACCTTGTATCGCAAGATCAAGTCCATTTCCAACCTGTCTCCCAATGAGATCATCAATATCACGCGCCTGAAGAAGGCGGCTATCCTGCTGGCAGAAGGCCGGTACAAGATCTACGAGATAGCGGAAATGGTAGGTTATAATTCCCAGGCCTATTTTGGAAAGAACTTCCAGAAACAGTTTGGTATGTCGCCCACGGAATATGTAAACAGTCTGAAAAGATAA